The following proteins come from a genomic window of Tepidiforma thermophila:
- a CDS encoding Flp family type IVb pilin, translating into MSKLRNWAVSKVAAWQARDEEGQGLAEYGLILALIAIVCIGALTLLGGNIANALNNVAGSI; encoded by the coding sequence ATGTCGAAGCTTCGCAATTGGGCCGTCAGCAAGGTCGCCGCGTGGCAGGCGCGCGACGAGGAAGGCCAGGGTCTCGCCGAATACGGCCTGATCCTCGCCCTCATCGCCATCGTCTGCATCGGCGCCCTCACGCTCCTCGGCGGCAACATCGCCAACGCGCTCAACAACGTCGCTGGCAGCATCTAG
- a CDS encoding methyltransferase family protein: MAQDAALVVVSALFFYAHGRSALEGHSAASAFFAIEQALLIGIFLTRRRPIYTSPRVYDWVIATIGGWFALASRPHPSGGLLEGYGIAMQVVGLTWVIVSFATLGRSFGIVAANRGLKTVGPYRLVRHPIYLGHNITLAGFLLANFWWWNAVVFATVVVFQVLRIQAEERVLRATSDYDAYAARVRWRLVPGVY; the protein is encoded by the coding sequence ATGGCACAGGATGCAGCGCTGGTCGTGGTAAGCGCCCTCTTCTTCTACGCGCACGGCCGCTCCGCCCTCGAAGGCCACTCAGCTGCCAGCGCGTTCTTCGCGATTGAGCAGGCCCTGCTCATCGGCATCTTCCTCACCCGCCGCCGGCCCATCTACACCTCTCCGAGGGTGTACGACTGGGTCATCGCCACCATTGGCGGCTGGTTCGCACTCGCTTCCCGTCCCCACCCGAGCGGGGGTCTGCTCGAAGGCTACGGCATCGCGATGCAGGTGGTCGGGCTCACCTGGGTGATTGTCAGCTTCGCGACGCTCGGCCGAAGCTTCGGCATCGTCGCCGCAAACCGCGGGCTCAAGACCGTCGGGCCCTACCGGCTTGTCCGCCACCCCATCTATCTCGGCCACAACATCACCCTCGCGGGCTTCCTCCTGGCCAACTTCTGGTGGTGGAACGCCGTCGTCTTCGCAACAGTGGTCGTCTTCCAGGTGCTCCGGATCCAGGCCGAAGAGCGCGTGCTCCGCGCGACCAGCGACTACGACGCCTATGCCGCACGCGTCCGCTGGCGCCTCGTCCCCGGCGTGTACTGA
- a CDS encoding Crp/Fnr family transcriptional regulator: MSAPLNSPARQSDVDQLPGERRFISAGRPVRVPPGFVAIVEQGVVRLEVIHDDGSSAIIGFAGPGEGLVHHVDRFCHVHPVAHDDVMLELVPIAAGDRVQAALAARLHASEAWLSMLARHGVAERLRALRQLLGSTPGLGLPLLRSLTREQLAMATLSSRASIARALRALRDSGG; the protein is encoded by the coding sequence GTGAGCGCTCCGTTGAATTCACCTGCCCGGCAGTCCGACGTCGACCAGCTTCCGGGTGAGCGGCGGTTCATCAGCGCTGGCCGACCCGTTCGGGTACCGCCGGGGTTTGTAGCGATCGTCGAGCAGGGCGTTGTCCGGCTGGAAGTCATCCATGACGACGGGAGCAGCGCCATCATCGGTTTCGCGGGCCCTGGCGAAGGGCTGGTGCACCACGTTGACCGCTTCTGCCATGTGCACCCGGTTGCCCACGACGACGTGATGCTCGAGCTTGTGCCAATCGCCGCAGGTGACCGCGTGCAGGCGGCGCTTGCCGCGCGGCTCCACGCTTCGGAGGCGTGGCTGTCGATGCTTGCCCGCCACGGTGTGGCGGAGCGCCTGCGCGCGTTGCGACAGCTGTTGGGAAGCACCCCCGGGCTGGGCCTCCCCTTACTGAGGTCGCTCACTCGCGAGCAGCTGGCGATGGCGACGCTCAGTTCGCGCGCCAGCATTGCGCGGGCGCTGCGGGCGCTGCGCGATAGCGGGGGATGA
- a CDS encoding VWA domain-containing protein — MNPADWDGGVDEALAVFAADPEVGLVLAGDAWGCEQAFAAIGRRLQGRRRIVRVGPADTPESLAAVEVTGSDRLVRAAAWGELDPASAALLRRAPALAVVGSVPPALASRCALVVAVQVPQGAAAANLDGENLRLSDGPAGTAAGALLSAEEAARLATAMARDFGLADHELEYRAARAALAASRLGLDPASVLARWVFGPRAVPVEPPSPPPAADRPQESSEGDGAPEGAGDAGETVLPPVDAPPPERAAWPRRRARRQLPGRHGPPAPDRARGRPGRTRPWNRGARPDVPATLAFALPRMALRGWRPGEPPRLWPSDLRQRERRRRAGVLQMIVIDASGSMAHEAIRRAKGAAIATLRGAYVDRRTVAVVVARGRSAYLDVPPTRSTGRVAASLRRLPAGGGTPLASAYLLAWRLARRAEPAAVEVLVFTDGRPNVPLEPGGDPAEDARRALRVLETAAARVRVETVRRGVQKARAS, encoded by the coding sequence GTGAATCCCGCCGATTGGGACGGCGGAGTCGACGAGGCCCTGGCGGTATTCGCGGCCGACCCTGAAGTTGGGCTGGTTTTGGCCGGGGATGCCTGGGGGTGCGAGCAGGCGTTCGCCGCGATTGGTCGCCGCCTGCAGGGCCGGAGGCGGATTGTGCGCGTGGGGCCGGCCGACACTCCCGAATCCCTCGCTGCGGTTGAGGTGACCGGCAGCGACCGCCTCGTTCGCGCTGCAGCCTGGGGAGAGCTTGACCCGGCCAGCGCGGCGCTGCTGCGGCGCGCCCCGGCGCTAGCGGTGGTCGGCTCGGTGCCTCCGGCCCTGGCGTCGCGGTGTGCCCTGGTCGTTGCTGTCCAGGTTCCGCAGGGGGCCGCCGCGGCCAATCTGGACGGCGAGAACCTCCGGCTGTCGGACGGCCCCGCCGGGACCGCGGCAGGGGCGTTGCTTTCCGCGGAAGAGGCAGCCAGGCTGGCGACCGCCATGGCCCGGGATTTCGGGCTTGCCGACCATGAGCTGGAGTACCGGGCAGCCCGGGCTGCCCTGGCCGCATCGAGGCTGGGCCTGGACCCGGCCTCGGTTCTCGCCCGGTGGGTCTTCGGCCCGCGTGCCGTGCCCGTCGAACCGCCGAGTCCGCCGCCAGCTGCGGACCGTCCGCAGGAATCGAGCGAAGGGGACGGGGCCCCCGAGGGCGCCGGGGACGCCGGCGAGACCGTCCTGCCGCCCGTCGATGCGCCGCCGCCGGAACGCGCCGCCTGGCCGCGGCGCCGAGCACGCCGCCAGCTTCCGGGGCGGCACGGGCCTCCGGCACCTGACCGGGCGCGCGGGCGTCCTGGCCGGACGCGCCCGTGGAACAGGGGAGCCCGGCCTGACGTGCCGGCGACGCTCGCGTTCGCGCTGCCGCGGATGGCGCTCCGGGGGTGGCGACCCGGCGAACCGCCGCGGCTTTGGCCCAGCGACCTTCGGCAGCGTGAACGGCGGCGACGTGCCGGGGTTCTGCAGATGATCGTGATCGATGCCTCGGGCAGCATGGCACACGAGGCGATTCGGCGAGCAAAAGGAGCAGCAATTGCCACGCTGCGCGGAGCTTATGTCGACCGGCGAACTGTCGCCGTCGTTGTTGCCCGCGGACGCTCGGCGTACCTCGACGTGCCCCCGACGCGCTCTACCGGGCGGGTGGCGGCAAGCCTTCGGCGCCTGCCGGCCGGTGGGGGAACGCCACTCGCGTCGGCATATCTGCTGGCGTGGCGGCTGGCCCGCCGGGCCGAGCCGGCGGCAGTCGAGGTGCTGGTGTTTACCGATGGCCGACCAAACGTGCCGCTGGAGCCGGGCGGCGACCCGGCGGAAGATGCCCGCAGGGCGCTCCGCGTGCTGGAGACAGCCGCTGCCCGCGTGCGAGTCGAGACGGTCAGGCGAGGGGTCCAGAAGGCGCGCGCCAGCTGA
- a CDS encoding ATP-binding protein translates to MQASGGAEGVYFPFSAILGQEELKLGLLLNAVDPQIGGLLALGDRGTGKSTTVRALGEMLRLANIAAPVVTLPLGASDDRVLGGLDLEAALVRGEKRFAPGLLAEADQGFLYIDEVNLLDDYLVDLLLDVAASGVNHVERDGLSVTHPARFVLVGSGNPEEGDLRPQLEDRFGLATWVRTITDLETRREIVLRRLAFTDDPVGFAQRFREAERELAERVRLARERVSTVALPPPALEAVVNVVVSSGATGHRGEIVLARAARARAALEGREEAAPADVAAVAAMALRHRMRREPFDTPESVDNRLRETLAALGLAE, encoded by the coding sequence ATGCAGGCTAGCGGCGGAGCGGAGGGAGTTTATTTTCCCTTTTCGGCGATTCTCGGGCAGGAGGAGCTGAAGCTGGGCCTGCTGCTGAATGCAGTCGACCCGCAAATCGGCGGATTGCTCGCACTCGGCGACCGGGGCACCGGGAAATCGACGACGGTGCGTGCCCTGGGCGAGATGTTGAGGCTGGCGAATATCGCCGCACCGGTCGTTACGCTGCCGCTGGGGGCGAGTGACGACCGTGTGCTTGGAGGACTCGACCTGGAAGCCGCGCTGGTGCGGGGCGAGAAGCGGTTCGCGCCAGGGCTGCTGGCCGAGGCGGACCAGGGCTTCCTGTACATCGACGAGGTCAACCTGCTCGACGACTACCTGGTGGACCTGCTGCTTGACGTTGCGGCCAGCGGGGTGAACCACGTGGAGCGGGACGGGCTGAGCGTGACGCACCCGGCGAGGTTTGTGCTGGTGGGCTCTGGAAACCCGGAGGAGGGCGACCTTCGCCCGCAGCTGGAGGACCGCTTCGGCCTGGCCACATGGGTGCGCACCATCACCGACCTGGAGACCCGGAGGGAGATCGTCCTTCGCCGGCTTGCGTTTACCGACGACCCCGTGGGCTTCGCTCAGCGGTTCCGAGAGGCGGAGCGCGAACTGGCAGAACGGGTGCGTCTCGCGCGGGAACGCGTCAGTACGGTTGCGCTTCCACCGCCGGCGCTGGAGGCGGTGGTCAATGTCGTCGTCAGTTCGGGTGCGACGGGGCACCGTGGCGAAATTGTGCTCGCCCGCGCGGCCCGGGCCCGGGCAGCCCTGGAGGGCAGGGAGGAGGCGGCGCCTGCAGACGTCGCAGCCGTGGCGGCAATGGCGCTGCGCCACCGGATGCGGCGTGAACCGTTCGACACCCCCGAAAGTGTCGACAATCGGCTCCGAGAGACCCTCGCTGCGCTGGGGCTGGCGGAGTGA